The Drosophila mauritiana strain mau12 chromosome 2R, ASM438214v1, whole genome shotgun sequence genome has a segment encoding these proteins:
- the LOC117137848 gene encoding kinesin-like protein KIF13A isoform X2 has protein sequence MASDKIKVAVRVRPFNRREIELDTKCIVEMEKQQTILQNPPPLEKIERKQPKTFAFDHCFYSLNPEDENFASQETVFDCVGRGILDNAFQGYNACIFAYGQTGSGKSYTMMGTQESKGIIPRLCDQLFSAIANKSTPELMYKVEVSYMEIYNEKVHDLLDPKPNKQSLKVREHNVMGPYVDGLSQLAVTSYQDIDNLMTEGNKSRTVAATNMNAESSRSHAVFSVVLTQILTDQATGVSGEKVSRMSLVDLAGSERAVKTGAVGDRLKEGSNINKSLTTLGLVISKLADQSNGKKSGNDKFVPYRDSVLTWLLKDNLGGNSRTVMVATISPSADNYEETLSTLRYADRAKRIVNHAVVNEDPNARIIRELRHEVETLRSMLKHATGSPVGDVQDKLAESENLMKQISQTWEEKLVKTERIQNERQQALEKMGISVQASGIKVEKNKYYLVNLNADPSLNELLVYYLKDRTLIGGRSISGQQPDIQLSGLGIQPEHCVITIEDSGLYMEPVQGARCFVNGSAAVEKTPLQNGDRILWGNHHFFRVNSPKSNNTSMCASEPQTPAQLIDYNFARDEIMQNELSNDPIQTAIARLERQHEEDKQVALEKQRQEYERQFQQLRNILSPSTPYAPYAPYDPLRMGKITPNTPTSQMRVEKWAQERDEMFRRSLGQLKTDIMRANSLVQEANFLAEEMEKKTKFSVTLQIPPANLSPNRRRGAFVSEPAILVKRTNSGSQIWTMEKLENKLIDMREMYQEHKERVLNGLPLIEPFSEDEFDDKDEDNAKPQDPFYESQENHNLIGVANIFLEVLFHDVKLDYHTPIISQQGEVAGRLQVEIERIAGQMPQDRMCESVSESSGDSRDEYDDPVDPTSNQITCRVTIKCASGLPLSLSNFVFCQYTFWGHQEMVVPVINAESTAHDQNMVFKFEHTQDFTVTINEEFLEHCIEGALSIEVWGHRSAGFSKTKGWEVEQQQAKARSLVDRWAELSRKIELWVEIHELNDNGEYSPVEVTNRNEVLTGGIYQLRQGQQRRVNVRVKPVQNSGTLPIICQSIVNVAIGSVTVRSRLQRPLDSYQEEDLTVLREKWSEALGRRRQYLDQQIQMLIKKEEKNEQERERELSLVHQWVSLTEERNAVLVPAPGSGIPGAPASWEPPSGMEPHVPVLFLNLNGDDLSAQNTNDELSIAGINSILSKEHGHKFYTLQILQHLDKDVCCVASWDSSMHDSQALNRVTEANERVYLILRTTVRLSHPAPMDLVLRKRLSINIKKGQTLTDRLKKFRLVRGENAIWQSGVTYEVVSNIPKASEELEDRESLAQLAASGDDCSASDGETYIEKYTRGVSAVESILTLDRLRQNVAVKELETAHGQPLSMRKTVSVPNFSQQLINKLTQIMRFDASMESLLNVGRSESFADLNNSALGNKFTPGHSPAGAGGVIRSRHSFGGKGSSDDSPGKAFGIARPTFLNLNLNLNTLRIAPTKPSPATSKLLGMRMTTLHEEPLGGHRSLDEEPEDSYSDSEYAAEYEQERQQNKSMATRSRLTASKTMDSFMDVSSHSNQSYLSYTSSANANMKHLTGLATLSMSSSTSSGYGSQAVSCNNLSNEDIASMRSMSIDETPDFDRVNSNSPPNRQARVNPFLKDMPKAKIQEQPEPQAKKLQEAFTHPLEQLESRESAQSDDDECAQLPKNNNNNEDLVNEPKQLSGQTELEEAMSQPESQTEFATDNQNGNRSSDELSHSSEDLLEGDGIVREELPAGKVVRRKKSNTQPPSNGNIVNNNNNSTSQAPRINHRASVAKMEGLAAYLDSSIMTSSTEVDEESKDVELVLPEWIVVGESVLIRPYNTSGVIRFVGTTEFQPGAWIGVELDTPTGKNDGSVKGVQYFQCKPKHGMFVRSDKLMLDKRGKAMRAYKAAEKSNSISKEMSTSMTGSMTRSKSRGDSLNLSARK, from the exons ATGGCTAGTGATAAGATCAAAGTCGCCGTAAGGGTGCGACCCTTCAATCGCCGAG AAATCGAACTAGATACGAAATGTAtcgtggaaatggaaaaacagCAGACGATACTGCAGAATCCGCCACCACTGGAAAAAATAGAGAG AAAACAACCAAAGACATTCGCATTCGATCACTGCTTTTACTCATTGAACCCCGAGGACGAGAACTTTGCGTCCCAGGAGACAGTGTTCGATTGCGTGGGACGTGGAATTCTGGATAATGCATTCCAGGGCTATAATGCGTGCATATTCGCTTACGGCCAGACAG GTTCTGGCAAGTCCTACACGATGATGGGCACCCAGGAGAGCAAGGGCATCATTCCACGTCTGTGTGACCAACTCTTCTCGGCCATAGCAAACAAATCGACACCCGAGCTTATGTACAAGGTGGAGGTGTCCTACATGGAGATCTATAACGAGAAGGTCCACGATCTGCTCGATCCCAAGCCGAACAAACAGTCGCTTAAGGTACGCGAGCATAATGTAATGGGGCCGTATGTGGACGGACTGTCGCAGCTGGCTGTGACATCCTATCAGGACATCGACAACCTCATGACCGAAGGCAACAAGTCACGAACTGTGGCCGCCACCAATATGAACGCCGAGTCGTCGCGCTCCCACGCCGTCTTCTCAGTGGTCCTCACTCAGATACTCACGGATCAGGCGACGGGAGTGAGCGGCGAGAAAGTGTCCCGCATGTCCCTGGTGGATTTGGCTGGCTCCGAGCGGGCTGTGAAAACGGGAGCTGTTGGCGATCGTCTCAAGGAAGGCTCCAACATCAACAA ATCTCTGACCACACTAGGCCTGGTCATCTCCAAGTTGGCCGATCAATCCAATGGCAAGAAGAGCGGTAACGACAAATTCGTTCCATACCGCGATTCCGTGCTTACCTGGCTGCTGAAAGACAATTTGGGTGGCAACTCCAGGACTGTTATGGTAGCGACAATCTCGCCGTCGGCAGATAACTACGAGGAGACGCTTTCCACACTGCGTTATGCAGATCGAGCCAAGCGCATTGTCAACCATGCTGTTGTCAACGAAGATCCCAATGCCCGCATCATTCGTGAGCTTCGGCACGAGGTGGAGACCCTTAGAAGTATGCTGAAACACGCCACTGGTTCACCAGTGGGCGATGTCCAGGATAAGCTTGCTGAGAGCGAGAACCTGATGAAACAGATTTCGCAGACTTGGGAGGAGAAGCTGGTTAAGACAGAACGCATTCAGAACGAACGGCAGCAGGCTCTAGAGAAAATGGGCATTAGTGTACAGGCCAGTGGCATCAAGGTAGAGAAGAACAAGTACTACTTGGTCAATTTAAATGCCGATCCGTCCCTTAACGAGCTGCTGGTTTACTATCTGAAA GATCGCACACTGATTGGTGGACGCAGTATCAGTGGCCAACAGCCGGATATACAACTTTCCGGTCTCGGAATCCAGCCCGAGCACTGTGTGATCACAATCGAGGATAGTGGACTGTACATGGAGCCAGTGCAGGGAGCGCGCTGCTTTGTGAACGGATCTGCTGCTGTCGAAAAGACGCCACTCCAGAACGGCGACCGTATCCTGTGGGGCAACCACCACTTTTTCCGTGTCAACTCGCCGAAGAGCAATAACACTAGTATGTGCGCCTCGGAGCCCCAGACGCCGGCGCAACTGATTGATTACAATTTCGCACGCGATGAGATTATGCAGAACGAACTGAGCAACGACCCTATCCAGACGGCCATTGCTCGGCTGGAACGTCAGCACGAGGAAGATAAGCAGGTGGCGCTTGAAAAACAACGGCAGGAGTACGAGCGTCAGTTCCAGCAGCTACGCAATATTCTGTCGCCTAGTACACCATACGCACCTTATGCTCCTTACGATCCACTGCGCATGGGAAAGATTACCCCAAATACTCCTACTTCGCAGATGCGAGTGGAAAAGTGGGCCCAG GAACGAGATGAGATGTTTCGTCGCAGTTTGGGTCAGCTGAAAACGGATATTATGCGTGCGAATTCCCTGGTCCAGGAGGCCAACTTTCTGGCTGAGGAGATGGAGAAGAAGACCAAGTTTTCAGTCACTCTGCAGATCCCGCCAGCCAATCTGAGCCCTAACAGAAGGCGTGGCGCATTTGTTAGCGAACCCGCCATTCTGGTGAAGCGCACAAACTCCGGTAGCCAGATCTGGACGATGGAGAAGCTGGAAAACAAGCTGATAGACATGCGCGAGATGTACCAGGAGCACAAGGAGCGCGTTCTGAACGGACTG CCCCTTATAGAGCCATTCTCAGAAGACGAGTTTGATGACAAG GACGAGGATAATGCCAAGCCACAGGATCCATTTTACGAGTCGCAAGAGAACCACAATCTCATTGGCGTGGCGAATATATTCCTGGAGGTTCTGTTTCATGACGTCAAGCTGGACTACCACACGCCTATCATTAGCCAGCAAGGCGAGGTAGCGGGACGGCTTCAGGTCGAGATCGAACGGATTGCCGGCCAGATGCCACAGGACCGCATGTGCGAGTCAGTCTCAGAATCCTCTGGCGATTCACGGGATGAGTACGATGACCCTGTGGATCCCACATCCAATCAGATTACCTGCCGTGTGACGATCAAGTGCGCCAGTGGACTGCCATTGTCGCTCTCCAACTTTGTCTTTTGCCAGTACACTTTTTGGGGTCACCAAGAGATGGTTGTTCCGGTTATCAATGCTGAATCAACGGCGCACGACCAGAACATGGTGTTTAAGTTTGAACACACCCAGGACTTCACGGTTACCATAAACGAAGAGTTTTTGGAGCACTGCATAGAAGGAGCTCTGTCCATCGAGGTGTGGGGCCATCGCAGTGCCGGCTTCTCGAAGACAAAGGGCTGGGAAGTGGAACAGCAGCAAGCCAAGGCCCGTTCCCTGGTCGATCGCTGGGCGGAACTCTCGCGGAAGATCGAGCTTTGGGTGGAGATTCACGAGCTTAATGACAACGGCGAGTATTCGCCAGTGGAGGTTACCAATCGCAACGAGGTCTTGACCGGTGGCATTTACCAGTTACGTCAGGGTCAGCAGCGACGGGTGAATGTACGGGTGAAGCCAGTGCAGAACTCTGGCACCTTGCCCATTATCTGCCAGTCAATTGTGAACGTTGCCATTGGCAGTGTGACAGTGCGATCTCGGCTGCAGCGTCCACTGGATTCTTACCAGGAGGAAGATCTTACCGTGCTGCGCGAGAAGTGGAGCGAAGCACTGGGGCGAAGGCGTCAATACCTTGACCAACAAATCCAGATGCTTATAAAGAAGGAAGAGAAGAACGAACAGGAGCGCGAGAGGGAGCTAAGCTTGGTTCATCAGTGGGTCTCGTTGACGGAGGAGCGCAACGCTGTGTTGGTGCCAGCTCCTGGCTCGGGCATTCCGGGAGCACCTGCCTCATGGGAGCCACCGTCCGGAATGGAGCCACATGTGCCCGTCCTCTTCCTCAACCTGAACGGTGACGATCTGTCGGCACAAAACACCAACGACGAGCTCTCCATCGCCGGCATCAATTCCATTCTGTCCAAGGAGCATGGACATAAGTTCTACACGCTGCAAATTCTGCAGCACCTAGATAAGGATGTGTGCTGTGTGGCCAGCTGGGACTCTTCGATGCACGACAGTCAGGCCCTGAACCGTGTCACAGAGGCCAATGAGCGGGTCTATCTTATTCTCCGCACCACGGTACGCCTCTCGCATCCAGCACCTATGGATCTCGTGCTCCGCAAGCGACTAAGCATAAACATCAAGAAGGGACAGACGCTAACCGACCGCCTGAAGAAATTCCGACTTGTGCGGGGAGAGAACGCCATCTGGCAGAGCGGCGTCACCTATGAGGTGGTCTCTAACATTCCAAAGGCCTCCGAGGAGTTGGAGGACCGCGAGTCCCTTGCGCAGTTGGCTGCCAGCGGAGATGATTGCTCCGCAAGTGACGGCGAAACCTACATAG AGAAATATACGCGCGGTGTTTCGGCGGTGGAGAGCATACTGACTCTGGATCGACTGCGGCAGAATGTGGCGGTCAAGGAGCTGGAAACGGCTCATGGACAGCCGCTCAGCATGCGCAAGACCGTCAGCGTGCCGAACTTCTCACAG CAACTCATAAATAAACTTACGCAGATTATGCGCTTCGATGCATCGATGGAGTCGCTGCTGAATGTGGGACGATCCGAGTCCTTTGCCGATCTCAATAACAGCGCTTTGGGCAACAAGTTTACTCCAG GCCATAGTCCAGCAGGAGCTGGCGGAGTCATCCGAAGTCGCCACAGCTTTGGAGGCAAAGGAAGCAGCGATGATTCTCCCGGAAAAGCCTTTGGCATTG CGCGTCCAACATTTTTGAATCTCAATTTGAACTTGAACACTTTGAGAATTGCGCCAACGAAAC CTTCGCCAGCTACTAGTAAGCTGCTGGGCATGCGCATGACCACGTTGCACGAGGAGCCACTGGGTGGACACAGATCTCTCGACGAAGAGCCTGAGGACAGCTACAGCGACTCGGAATATGCTGCCGAGTACGAACAGGAGcggcagcaaaacaaaagcatgGCCACGCGATCCCGCCTCACGGCTTCCAAGACCATGGACTCATTCATGGACGTCAGCAGCCATTCGAACCAGAGCTACTTGAGCTACACGTCCAGTGCCAACGCTAACATGAAGCACCTGACCGGACTGGCGACGCTGAGCATGAGCTCATCCACCAGCAGTGGCTACGGTTCCCAGGCAGTCTCCTGCAATAATCTGAGCAACGAGGATATTGCTTCAATGCGTTCCATGAGCATTGATGAGACACCAG ATTTCGATCGAGTCAACTCGAATTCGCCACCGAACCGGCAGGCACGAGTTAACCCCTTCCTCAAGGACATGCCCAAAGCTAAAATACAAGAGCAACCGGAGCCGCAGGCTAAGAAACTGCAGGAAGCATTCACGCATCCGTTGGAGCAGCTGGAGTCCAGGGAAAGCGCACAAAGCGACGATGATGAATGCGCGCAACTGCcaaagaataataacaacaacgaGGACTTGGTAAACGAGCCGAAGCAACTTTCAGGTCAAACGGAGCTGGAGGAAGCTATGTCGCAACCTGAATCACAAACGGAGTTTGCCACAGACAATCAGAACGGCAACAGGTCCTCCGACGAGTTAAGCCACAGTTCCGAGGATCTGCTCGAAGGCGATGGCATCGTCCGGGAAGAGTTGCCCGCTGGAAAGGTGGTGCGGCGAAAG
- the LOC117137848 gene encoding kinesin-like protein KIF13A isoform X6, translating to MASDKIKVAVRVRPFNRREIELDTKCIVEMEKQQTILQNPPPLEKIERKQPKTFAFDHCFYSLNPEDENFASQETVFDCVGRGILDNAFQGYNACIFAYGQTGSGKSYTMMGTQESKGIIPRLCDQLFSAIANKSTPELMYKVEVSYMEIYNEKVHDLLDPKPNKQSLKVREHNVMGPYVDGLSQLAVTSYQDIDNLMTEGNKSRTVAATNMNAESSRSHAVFSVVLTQILTDQATGVSGEKVSRMSLVDLAGSERAVKTGAVGDRLKEGSNINKSLTTLGLVISKLADQSNGKKSGNDKFVPYRDSVLTWLLKDNLGGNSRTVMVATISPSADNYEETLSTLRYADRAKRIVNHAVVNEDPNARIIRELRHEVETLRSMLKHATGSPVGDVQDKLAESENLMKQISQTWEEKLVKTERIQNERQQALEKMGISVQASGIKVEKNKYYLVNLNADPSLNELLVYYLKDRTLIGGRSISGQQPDIQLSGLGIQPEHCVITIEDSGLYMEPVQGARCFVNGSAAVEKTPLQNGDRILWGNHHFFRVNSPKSNNTSMCASEPQTPAQLIDYNFARDEIMQNELSNDPIQTAIARLERQHEEDKQVALEKQRQEYERQFQQLRNILSPSTPYAPYAPYDPLRMGKITPNTPTSQMRVEKWAQERDEMFRRSLGQLKTDIMRANSLVQEANFLAEEMEKKTKFSVTLQIPPANLSPNRRRGAFVSEPAILVKRTNSGSQIWTMEKLENKLIDMREMYQEHKERVLNGLPLIEPFSEDEFDDKDEDNAKPQDPFYESQENHNLIGVANIFLEVLFHDVKLDYHTPIISQQGEVAGRLQVEIERIAGQMPQDRMCESVSESSGDSRDEYDDPVDPTSNQITCRVTIKCASGLPLSLSNFVFCQYTFWGHQEMVVPVINAESTAHDQNMVFKFEHTQDFTVTINEEFLEHCIEGALSIEVWGHRSAGFSKTKGWEVEQQQAKARSLVDRWAELSRKIELWVEIHELNDNGEYSPVEVTNRNEVLTGGIYQLRQGQQRRVNVRVKPVQNSGTLPIICQSIVNVAIGSVTVRSRLQRPLDSYQEEDLTVLREKWSEALGRRRQYLDQQIQMLIKKEEKNEQERERELSLVHQWVSLTEERNAVLVPAPGSGIPGAPASWEPPSGMEPHVPVLFLNLNGDDLSAQNTNDELSIAGINSILSKEHGHKFYTLQILQHLDKDVCCVASWDSSMHDSQALNRVTEANERVYLILRTTVRLSHPAPMDLVLRKRLSINIKKGQTLTDRLKKFRLVRGENAIWQSGVTYEVVSNIPKASEELEDRESLAQLAASGDDCSASDGETYIEKYTRGVSAVESILTLDRLRQNVAVKELETAHGQPLSMRKTVSVPNFSQAVKDTTNTGSVSN from the exons ATGGCTAGTGATAAGATCAAAGTCGCCGTAAGGGTGCGACCCTTCAATCGCCGAG AAATCGAACTAGATACGAAATGTAtcgtggaaatggaaaaacagCAGACGATACTGCAGAATCCGCCACCACTGGAAAAAATAGAGAG AAAACAACCAAAGACATTCGCATTCGATCACTGCTTTTACTCATTGAACCCCGAGGACGAGAACTTTGCGTCCCAGGAGACAGTGTTCGATTGCGTGGGACGTGGAATTCTGGATAATGCATTCCAGGGCTATAATGCGTGCATATTCGCTTACGGCCAGACAG GTTCTGGCAAGTCCTACACGATGATGGGCACCCAGGAGAGCAAGGGCATCATTCCACGTCTGTGTGACCAACTCTTCTCGGCCATAGCAAACAAATCGACACCCGAGCTTATGTACAAGGTGGAGGTGTCCTACATGGAGATCTATAACGAGAAGGTCCACGATCTGCTCGATCCCAAGCCGAACAAACAGTCGCTTAAGGTACGCGAGCATAATGTAATGGGGCCGTATGTGGACGGACTGTCGCAGCTGGCTGTGACATCCTATCAGGACATCGACAACCTCATGACCGAAGGCAACAAGTCACGAACTGTGGCCGCCACCAATATGAACGCCGAGTCGTCGCGCTCCCACGCCGTCTTCTCAGTGGTCCTCACTCAGATACTCACGGATCAGGCGACGGGAGTGAGCGGCGAGAAAGTGTCCCGCATGTCCCTGGTGGATTTGGCTGGCTCCGAGCGGGCTGTGAAAACGGGAGCTGTTGGCGATCGTCTCAAGGAAGGCTCCAACATCAACAA ATCTCTGACCACACTAGGCCTGGTCATCTCCAAGTTGGCCGATCAATCCAATGGCAAGAAGAGCGGTAACGACAAATTCGTTCCATACCGCGATTCCGTGCTTACCTGGCTGCTGAAAGACAATTTGGGTGGCAACTCCAGGACTGTTATGGTAGCGACAATCTCGCCGTCGGCAGATAACTACGAGGAGACGCTTTCCACACTGCGTTATGCAGATCGAGCCAAGCGCATTGTCAACCATGCTGTTGTCAACGAAGATCCCAATGCCCGCATCATTCGTGAGCTTCGGCACGAGGTGGAGACCCTTAGAAGTATGCTGAAACACGCCACTGGTTCACCAGTGGGCGATGTCCAGGATAAGCTTGCTGAGAGCGAGAACCTGATGAAACAGATTTCGCAGACTTGGGAGGAGAAGCTGGTTAAGACAGAACGCATTCAGAACGAACGGCAGCAGGCTCTAGAGAAAATGGGCATTAGTGTACAGGCCAGTGGCATCAAGGTAGAGAAGAACAAGTACTACTTGGTCAATTTAAATGCCGATCCGTCCCTTAACGAGCTGCTGGTTTACTATCTGAAA GATCGCACACTGATTGGTGGACGCAGTATCAGTGGCCAACAGCCGGATATACAACTTTCCGGTCTCGGAATCCAGCCCGAGCACTGTGTGATCACAATCGAGGATAGTGGACTGTACATGGAGCCAGTGCAGGGAGCGCGCTGCTTTGTGAACGGATCTGCTGCTGTCGAAAAGACGCCACTCCAGAACGGCGACCGTATCCTGTGGGGCAACCACCACTTTTTCCGTGTCAACTCGCCGAAGAGCAATAACACTAGTATGTGCGCCTCGGAGCCCCAGACGCCGGCGCAACTGATTGATTACAATTTCGCACGCGATGAGATTATGCAGAACGAACTGAGCAACGACCCTATCCAGACGGCCATTGCTCGGCTGGAACGTCAGCACGAGGAAGATAAGCAGGTGGCGCTTGAAAAACAACGGCAGGAGTACGAGCGTCAGTTCCAGCAGCTACGCAATATTCTGTCGCCTAGTACACCATACGCACCTTATGCTCCTTACGATCCACTGCGCATGGGAAAGATTACCCCAAATACTCCTACTTCGCAGATGCGAGTGGAAAAGTGGGCCCAG GAACGAGATGAGATGTTTCGTCGCAGTTTGGGTCAGCTGAAAACGGATATTATGCGTGCGAATTCCCTGGTCCAGGAGGCCAACTTTCTGGCTGAGGAGATGGAGAAGAAGACCAAGTTTTCAGTCACTCTGCAGATCCCGCCAGCCAATCTGAGCCCTAACAGAAGGCGTGGCGCATTTGTTAGCGAACCCGCCATTCTGGTGAAGCGCACAAACTCCGGTAGCCAGATCTGGACGATGGAGAAGCTGGAAAACAAGCTGATAGACATGCGCGAGATGTACCAGGAGCACAAGGAGCGCGTTCTGAACGGACTG CCCCTTATAGAGCCATTCTCAGAAGACGAGTTTGATGACAAG GACGAGGATAATGCCAAGCCACAGGATCCATTTTACGAGTCGCAAGAGAACCACAATCTCATTGGCGTGGCGAATATATTCCTGGAGGTTCTGTTTCATGACGTCAAGCTGGACTACCACACGCCTATCATTAGCCAGCAAGGCGAGGTAGCGGGACGGCTTCAGGTCGAGATCGAACGGATTGCCGGCCAGATGCCACAGGACCGCATGTGCGAGTCAGTCTCAGAATCCTCTGGCGATTCACGGGATGAGTACGATGACCCTGTGGATCCCACATCCAATCAGATTACCTGCCGTGTGACGATCAAGTGCGCCAGTGGACTGCCATTGTCGCTCTCCAACTTTGTCTTTTGCCAGTACACTTTTTGGGGTCACCAAGAGATGGTTGTTCCGGTTATCAATGCTGAATCAACGGCGCACGACCAGAACATGGTGTTTAAGTTTGAACACACCCAGGACTTCACGGTTACCATAAACGAAGAGTTTTTGGAGCACTGCATAGAAGGAGCTCTGTCCATCGAGGTGTGGGGCCATCGCAGTGCCGGCTTCTCGAAGACAAAGGGCTGGGAAGTGGAACAGCAGCAAGCCAAGGCCCGTTCCCTGGTCGATCGCTGGGCGGAACTCTCGCGGAAGATCGAGCTTTGGGTGGAGATTCACGAGCTTAATGACAACGGCGAGTATTCGCCAGTGGAGGTTACCAATCGCAACGAGGTCTTGACCGGTGGCATTTACCAGTTACGTCAGGGTCAGCAGCGACGGGTGAATGTACGGGTGAAGCCAGTGCAGAACTCTGGCACCTTGCCCATTATCTGCCAGTCAATTGTGAACGTTGCCATTGGCAGTGTGACAGTGCGATCTCGGCTGCAGCGTCCACTGGATTCTTACCAGGAGGAAGATCTTACCGTGCTGCGCGAGAAGTGGAGCGAAGCACTGGGGCGAAGGCGTCAATACCTTGACCAACAAATCCAGATGCTTATAAAGAAGGAAGAGAAGAACGAACAGGAGCGCGAGAGGGAGCTAAGCTTGGTTCATCAGTGGGTCTCGTTGACGGAGGAGCGCAACGCTGTGTTGGTGCCAGCTCCTGGCTCGGGCATTCCGGGAGCACCTGCCTCATGGGAGCCACCGTCCGGAATGGAGCCACATGTGCCCGTCCTCTTCCTCAACCTGAACGGTGACGATCTGTCGGCACAAAACACCAACGACGAGCTCTCCATCGCCGGCATCAATTCCATTCTGTCCAAGGAGCATGGACATAAGTTCTACACGCTGCAAATTCTGCAGCACCTAGATAAGGATGTGTGCTGTGTGGCCAGCTGGGACTCTTCGATGCACGACAGTCAGGCCCTGAACCGTGTCACAGAGGCCAATGAGCGGGTCTATCTTATTCTCCGCACCACGGTACGCCTCTCGCATCCAGCACCTATGGATCTCGTGCTCCGCAAGCGACTAAGCATAAACATCAAGAAGGGACAGACGCTAACCGACCGCCTGAAGAAATTCCGACTTGTGCGGGGAGAGAACGCCATCTGGCAGAGCGGCGTCACCTATGAGGTGGTCTCTAACATTCCAAAGGCCTCCGAGGAGTTGGAGGACCGCGAGTCCCTTGCGCAGTTGGCTGCCAGCGGAGATGATTGCTCCGCAAGTGACGGCGAAACCTACATAG AGAAATATACGCGCGGTGTTTCGGCGGTGGAGAGCATACTGACTCTGGATCGACTGCGGCAGAATGTGGCGGTCAAGGAGCTGGAAACGGCTCATGGACAGCCGCTCAGCATGCGCAAGACCGTCAGCGTGCCGAACTTCTCACAG GCGGTCAAAGACACCACCAATACCGGGAGTGTAAGTAACTAG